In one Bombus fervidus isolate BK054 chromosome 16, iyBomFerv1, whole genome shotgun sequence genomic region, the following are encoded:
- the LOC139995797 gene encoding F-box/LRR-repeat protein 3, which yields MLALMSTAKPDFLDIDNDKFKSIMKISNKDSIEQKKDRSGSDEDSSKTLQLLRIKGFPRLLPEGIKALVNYCRYLQELSLSYSLLSDELLLALSSEKQVQLETLRLEVHPETKPLPRVSDKAWFTFSSHLPNINLILLSYMTSEDDQSPLFAPYVPITHLYFGEAPSEATVLRIGYQCPRLIELVIAAYGPGLLDHVLLSVAQRCPRLSAVGLGDCEITCSGLLEFVTLCAKRLRILYVWETSLIEDSELDVAKVSKNVSLLLGRTWVPEYIPLC from the exons ATGCTGGCACTAATGAGCACTGCAAAGCCTGATTTCTTAGACATCGACAATGATAAGTTCAAATCCATCATGAAAATATCAAACAAAGACTCGATCGAACAAAAGAAGGATCGTTCCGGAAGCGATGAGGACTCTTCGAAAACTTTGCAACTTCTACGAATTAAGGGATTTCCTCGATTGTTACCCGAAG GGATTAAGGCGTTGGTCAATTATTGTCGATACCTGCAAGAGTTGTCACTGTCCTATTCATTGCTTAGCGACGAGTTACTATTAGCTTTGAGTTCTGAAAAACAGGTGCAATTGGAAACCCTACGATTGGAAGTGCATCCAGAGACAAAACCACTTCCGCGAGTCAGCGATAAAGCTTGGTTTACTTTTTCCAGTCATTTGCCCAACATAAATCTTATACT ATTGTCCTATATGACGAGCGAAGACGATCAGAGTCCATTATTTGCACCGTACGTTCCTATAACGCACCTATACTTTGGGGAAGCACCGTCGGAAGCAACTGTGTTACGTATTGGCTACCAGTGTCCCCGGTTGATTGAGCTAGTAATTGCAGCTTATGGACCCGGTTTACTCGATCACGTATTACTCTCTGTCGCTCAAAGATGTCCACGCCTAAGCGCCGTGGGTTTGGGTGATTGTGAAATCAC TTGCTCAGGATTGTTGGAATTTGTTACGCTCTGTGCAAAACGTTTGCGAATACTGTACGTTTGGGAAACGTCATTAATAGAGGATTCTGAACTTGACGTCGCAAAAGTATCAAAGAATGTCTCATTGCTCCTTGGTCGTACTTGGGTACCTGAATATATACCATTATGTTGA
- the Nct gene encoding nicastrin isoform X4, with amino-acid sequence MFTRDILLRLRNIHNINGVLLTKNTTEPHPEHYSPEDTCPNRYAGYKKCQDLEWNPYGSSLLMEDWPFPMFYTENQTLIEAVKSCFLKHNAPDMENQHYRPLCALEMKSFMFAAINSESCIKRSDFKLNFNPTQFCDPLGDRNIYWPLAPINRDKNSIILVTARLDASSLFDGISPGAGNVVTGLVTLLATAYYLNILAKDAVVKNTNVVFSLLNGEAFDYIGSSRFIYDLKEGNFNALGGVNLKFDDIKTVIEFGQLTKGKLFLHSNNAQNDETIKKIQIALNTTVLEGSVPPTSIQSFLKEKPDLTAVVISDHGRQFKNKYYNGILDDAESLSFNRSDINGLATALAKIAVHVAEILYKDVSGTESLDDYDSFQSVEHHILEMLKCYLESAKCPLFHAASSPNAKLINQVLSLYVGVHRVPNIATTLTGQLLAYLTREEVANMTETTCYENHLIWMAGDNNSGLCINSSVNYSTAMSPAFIIDGYDMKSGMYSTWTESIWQTLSVRMFLKPSAATEQLTMILGSSVAGISFVLVWFINSRADILFNSRRAINC; translated from the exons ATGTTTACCAGAGACATATTACTTCGTTTAaggaatatacataatataaatggAGTTTTATTAACTAAAAATACCACTGAACCACATCCTGAACATTATTCTCCTGAAGATACTTGTCCCAATAGATATGCAGGGTATAAAAAGTGCCAGGATTTAGAGTGGAATCCTTATGGATCCTCATTACTCATGGAAGATTGGCCTTTTCCCATGTTTTATACAGAG AATCAAACACTGATAGAAGCTGTAAAATCTTGTTTTTTAAAACATAATGCACCTGATATGGAAAATCAACACTACAGACCACTGTGTGCACTAGAAATGAAGTCATTCATGTTTGCTGCAATTAACTCTGAATCTTGCATTAAACGTAGTGATTTTAAATTGAACTTCAATCCTACACAATTTTGTGATCCTTTGGGAGATAGGAATATATATTGGCCTTTAGCTCCCATAAATAGAGATAAAAACTCCATAATATTGGTAACAGCTAGATTAGATGCATCTTCTTTGTTTGATGGAATATCACCTGGAGCCGGTAATGTGGTCACAGGATTAGTAACATTACTTGCTACagcttattatttaaatatattagcTAAGGATGCTGTAGTGAAAA acACTAATGTAGTTTTCTCTTTATTAAACGGAGAAGCTTTTGACTACATAGGATCTAGTAGATTCATTTATGATTTGAAAGAAGGTAATTTCAATGCATTAGGTGGAGTAAATTTAAAGTTTGATGACATTAAAACTGTGATCGAATTTGGTCAACTGACtaaaggaaaattatttcttcattctAATAATGCGCAAAATgacgaaacgataaaaaagatacaaatagCGTTGAATACTACGGTTTTGGAAGGTAGCGTTCCGCCTACGTCTATACAGAGTTTCTTAAAAGAAAAGCCAGATTTAACTGCTGTTGTTATAAGTGATCACGGTCgacaatttaaaaacaaatattacaatGGGATTTTAGATGATGCAGAAAGTCTTAGCTTCAATAG GAGCGATATAAATGGGCTCGCAACTGCTCTAGCAAAGATAGCAGTTCATGTCGCTGAAATCCTTTACAAAGACGTATCCGGTACCGAGTCTCTCGACGATTATGATTCTTTTCAATCTGTTGAACATCACATTTTGGAAATGTTGAAATGTTATTTAGAAAGTGCAAAATGCCCTTTGTTTCATGCTGCTTCGTCTCCAAAcgctaaattaattaatcaagttttatcgttatacgttggtgTACATAGGGTACCAAATATTGCCACAACACTAACTGGTCAACTTCTTGCATATCTGACTAGAGAAGAAGTTGCAAATATGACAGAAACAACATGTTATGAAAATCACCTTATTTGGATGGCTGGTGATAATAATTCAGGTTTATGTATAAATTCCAGTGTAAATTATAGTACAGCTATGAGTCCAGCATTTATTATTGATG GGTATGACATGAAATCTGGAATGTATTCAACCTGGACAGAATCTATATGGCAAACATTAAGTGTAAGAATGTTCCTGAAACCTTCAGCAGCTACAGAACAACTCACTATGATTTTAGGAAGTTCAGTAGCTGGTATATCATTTGTACTCGTATGGTTCATTAATTCTAGAGCGGATATATTGTTTAATTCAAG aaGAGCAATAAACTGCTAG
- the Nct gene encoding nicastrin isoform X1 codes for MAKCLGCGYFLIFLIVNLVAAERIKDMIYMNFEGVAACFRRHNGTHQFGCSSSRSGSVGVIHLVEDENDIRWLEHNANSGDYTVILTFSMFTRDILLRLRNIHNINGVLLTKNTTEPHPEHYSPEDTCPNRYAGYKKCQDLEWNPYGSSLLMEDWPFPMFYTENQTLIEAVKSCFLKHNAPDMENQHYRPLCALEMKSFMFAAINSESCIKRSDFKLNFNPTQFCDPLGDRNIYWPLAPINRDKNSIILVTARLDASSLFDGISPGAGNVVTGLVTLLATAYYLNILAKDAVVKNTNVVFSLLNGEAFDYIGSSRFIYDLKEGNFNALGGVNLKFDDIKTVIEFGQLTKGKLFLHSNNAQNDETIKKIQIALNTTVLEGSVPPTSIQSFLKEKPDLTAVVISDHGRQFKNKYYNGILDDAESLSFNRSDINGLATALAKIAVHVAEILYKDVSGTESLDDYDSFQSVEHHILEMLKCYLESAKCPLFHAASSPNAKLINQVLSLYVGVHRVPNIATTLTGQLLAYLTREEVANMTETTCYENHLIWMAGDNNSGLCINSSVNYSTAMSPAFIIDGYDMKSGMYSTWTESIWQTLSVRMFLKPSAATEQLTMILGSSVAGISFVLVWFINSRADILFNSRRAINC; via the exons atggcaaAATGTTTAGGTTGTGGAtactttctaatatttcttatcGTAAATCTAG TGGCTGCAGAACGAATAAAAGATAtgatttatatgaattttgaaGGAGTTGCTGCCTGCTTTCGTAGACACAATGGAACACATCAATTTGGATGTTCTT CAAGTAGGTCAGGAAGTGTTGGTGTTATTCACTTAGTGGAAGATGAAAATGATATCAGATGGCTTGAACACAATGCTAATAGTGGAGATTATACTGTAATTCTTACATTTTCTATGTTTACCAGAGACATATTACTTCGTTTAaggaatatacataatataaatggAGTTTTATTAACTAAAAATACCACTGAACCACATCCTGAACATTATTCTCCTGAAGATACTTGTCCCAATAGATATGCAGGGTATAAAAAGTGCCAGGATTTAGAGTGGAATCCTTATGGATCCTCATTACTCATGGAAGATTGGCCTTTTCCCATGTTTTATACAGAG AATCAAACACTGATAGAAGCTGTAAAATCTTGTTTTTTAAAACATAATGCACCTGATATGGAAAATCAACACTACAGACCACTGTGTGCACTAGAAATGAAGTCATTCATGTTTGCTGCAATTAACTCTGAATCTTGCATTAAACGTAGTGATTTTAAATTGAACTTCAATCCTACACAATTTTGTGATCCTTTGGGAGATAGGAATATATATTGGCCTTTAGCTCCCATAAATAGAGATAAAAACTCCATAATATTGGTAACAGCTAGATTAGATGCATCTTCTTTGTTTGATGGAATATCACCTGGAGCCGGTAATGTGGTCACAGGATTAGTAACATTACTTGCTACagcttattatttaaatatattagcTAAGGATGCTGTAGTGAAAA acACTAATGTAGTTTTCTCTTTATTAAACGGAGAAGCTTTTGACTACATAGGATCTAGTAGATTCATTTATGATTTGAAAGAAGGTAATTTCAATGCATTAGGTGGAGTAAATTTAAAGTTTGATGACATTAAAACTGTGATCGAATTTGGTCAACTGACtaaaggaaaattatttcttcattctAATAATGCGCAAAATgacgaaacgataaaaaagatacaaatagCGTTGAATACTACGGTTTTGGAAGGTAGCGTTCCGCCTACGTCTATACAGAGTTTCTTAAAAGAAAAGCCAGATTTAACTGCTGTTGTTATAAGTGATCACGGTCgacaatttaaaaacaaatattacaatGGGATTTTAGATGATGCAGAAAGTCTTAGCTTCAATAG GAGCGATATAAATGGGCTCGCAACTGCTCTAGCAAAGATAGCAGTTCATGTCGCTGAAATCCTTTACAAAGACGTATCCGGTACCGAGTCTCTCGACGATTATGATTCTTTTCAATCTGTTGAACATCACATTTTGGAAATGTTGAAATGTTATTTAGAAAGTGCAAAATGCCCTTTGTTTCATGCTGCTTCGTCTCCAAAcgctaaattaattaatcaagttttatcgttatacgttggtgTACATAGGGTACCAAATATTGCCACAACACTAACTGGTCAACTTCTTGCATATCTGACTAGAGAAGAAGTTGCAAATATGACAGAAACAACATGTTATGAAAATCACCTTATTTGGATGGCTGGTGATAATAATTCAGGTTTATGTATAAATTCCAGTGTAAATTATAGTACAGCTATGAGTCCAGCATTTATTATTGATG GGTATGACATGAAATCTGGAATGTATTCAACCTGGACAGAATCTATATGGCAAACATTAAGTGTAAGAATGTTCCTGAAACCTTCAGCAGCTACAGAACAACTCACTATGATTTTAGGAAGTTCAGTAGCTGGTATATCATTTGTACTCGTATGGTTCATTAATTCTAGAGCGGATATATTGTTTAATTCAAG aaGAGCAATAAACTGCTAG
- the Nct gene encoding nicastrin isoform X3, which yields MAKCLGCGYFLIFLIVNLVAAERIKDMIYMNFEGVAACFRRHNGTHQFGCSSSRSGSVGVIHLVEDENDIRWLEHNANSGDYTVILTFSMFTRDILLRLRNIHNINGVLLTKNTTEPHPEHYSPEDTCPNRYAGYKKCQDLEWNPYGSSLLMEDWPFPMFYTENQTLIEAVKSCFLKHNAPDMENQHYRPLCALEMKSFMFAAINSESCIKRSDFKLNFNPTQFCDPLGDRNIYWPLAPINRDKNSIILVTARLDASSLFDGISPGAGNVVTGLVTLLATAYYLNILAKDAVVKNTNVVFSLLNGEAFDYIGSSRFIYDLKEGNFNALGGVNLKFDDIKTVIEFGQLTKGKLFLHSNNAQNDETIKKIQIALNTTVLEGSVPPTSIQSFLKEKPDLTAVVISDHGRQFKNKYYNGILDDAESLSFNRSDINGLATALAKIAVHVAEILYKDVSGTESLDDYDSFQSVEHHILEMLKCYLESAKCPLFHAASSPNAKLINQVLSLYVGVHRVPNIATTLTGQLLAYLTREEVANMTETTCYENHLIWMAGDNNSGLCINSSVNYSTAMSPAFIIDGYDMKSGMYSTWTESIWQTLSVRMFLKPSAATEQLTMILGSSVAGISFVLVWFINSRADILFNSRNLF from the exons atggcaaAATGTTTAGGTTGTGGAtactttctaatatttcttatcGTAAATCTAG TGGCTGCAGAACGAATAAAAGATAtgatttatatgaattttgaaGGAGTTGCTGCCTGCTTTCGTAGACACAATGGAACACATCAATTTGGATGTTCTT CAAGTAGGTCAGGAAGTGTTGGTGTTATTCACTTAGTGGAAGATGAAAATGATATCAGATGGCTTGAACACAATGCTAATAGTGGAGATTATACTGTAATTCTTACATTTTCTATGTTTACCAGAGACATATTACTTCGTTTAaggaatatacataatataaatggAGTTTTATTAACTAAAAATACCACTGAACCACATCCTGAACATTATTCTCCTGAAGATACTTGTCCCAATAGATATGCAGGGTATAAAAAGTGCCAGGATTTAGAGTGGAATCCTTATGGATCCTCATTACTCATGGAAGATTGGCCTTTTCCCATGTTTTATACAGAG AATCAAACACTGATAGAAGCTGTAAAATCTTGTTTTTTAAAACATAATGCACCTGATATGGAAAATCAACACTACAGACCACTGTGTGCACTAGAAATGAAGTCATTCATGTTTGCTGCAATTAACTCTGAATCTTGCATTAAACGTAGTGATTTTAAATTGAACTTCAATCCTACACAATTTTGTGATCCTTTGGGAGATAGGAATATATATTGGCCTTTAGCTCCCATAAATAGAGATAAAAACTCCATAATATTGGTAACAGCTAGATTAGATGCATCTTCTTTGTTTGATGGAATATCACCTGGAGCCGGTAATGTGGTCACAGGATTAGTAACATTACTTGCTACagcttattatttaaatatattagcTAAGGATGCTGTAGTGAAAA acACTAATGTAGTTTTCTCTTTATTAAACGGAGAAGCTTTTGACTACATAGGATCTAGTAGATTCATTTATGATTTGAAAGAAGGTAATTTCAATGCATTAGGTGGAGTAAATTTAAAGTTTGATGACATTAAAACTGTGATCGAATTTGGTCAACTGACtaaaggaaaattatttcttcattctAATAATGCGCAAAATgacgaaacgataaaaaagatacaaatagCGTTGAATACTACGGTTTTGGAAGGTAGCGTTCCGCCTACGTCTATACAGAGTTTCTTAAAAGAAAAGCCAGATTTAACTGCTGTTGTTATAAGTGATCACGGTCgacaatttaaaaacaaatattacaatGGGATTTTAGATGATGCAGAAAGTCTTAGCTTCAATAG GAGCGATATAAATGGGCTCGCAACTGCTCTAGCAAAGATAGCAGTTCATGTCGCTGAAATCCTTTACAAAGACGTATCCGGTACCGAGTCTCTCGACGATTATGATTCTTTTCAATCTGTTGAACATCACATTTTGGAAATGTTGAAATGTTATTTAGAAAGTGCAAAATGCCCTTTGTTTCATGCTGCTTCGTCTCCAAAcgctaaattaattaatcaagttttatcgttatacgttggtgTACATAGGGTACCAAATATTGCCACAACACTAACTGGTCAACTTCTTGCATATCTGACTAGAGAAGAAGTTGCAAATATGACAGAAACAACATGTTATGAAAATCACCTTATTTGGATGGCTGGTGATAATAATTCAGGTTTATGTATAAATTCCAGTGTAAATTATAGTACAGCTATGAGTCCAGCATTTATTATTGATG GGTATGACATGAAATCTGGAATGTATTCAACCTGGACAGAATCTATATGGCAAACATTAAGTGTAAGAATGTTCCTGAAACCTTCAGCAGCTACAGAACAACTCACTATGATTTTAGGAAGTTCAGTAGCTGGTATATCATTTGTACTCGTATGGTTCATTAATTCTAGAGCGGATATATTGTTTAATTCAAG aaatttgttttag
- the Nct gene encoding nicastrin isoform X2: MAKCLGCGYFLIFLIVNLVAAERIKDMIYMNFEGVAACFRRHNGTHQFGCSSSRSGSVGVIHLVEDENDIRWLEHNANSGDYTVILTFSMFTRDILLRLRNIHNINGVLLTKNTTEPHPEHYSPEDTCPNRYAGYKKCQDLEWNPYGSSLLMEDWPFPMFYTENQTLIEAVKSCFLKHNAPDMENQHYRPLCALEMKSFMFAAINSESCIKRSDFKLNFNPTQFCDPLGDRNIYWPLAPINRDKNSIILVTARLDASSLFDGISPGAGNVVTGLVTLLATAYYLNILAKDAVVKNTNVVFSLLNGEAFDYIGSSRFIYDLKEGNFNALGGVNLKFDDIKTVIEFGQLTKGKLFLHSNNAQNDETIKKIQIALNTTVLEGSVPPTSIQSFLKEKPDLTAVVISDHGRQFKNKYYNGILDDAESLSFNRSDINGLATALAKIAVHVAEILYKDVSGTESLDDYDSFQSVEHHILEMLKCYLESAKCPLFHAASSPNAKLINQVLSLYVGVHRVPNIATTLTGQLLAYLTREEVANMTETTCYENHLIWMAGDNNSGLCINSSVNYSTAMSPAFIIDGYDMKSGMYSTWTESIWQTLSVRMFLKPSAATEQLTMILGSSVAGISFVLVWFINSRADILFNSRAINC, encoded by the exons atggcaaAATGTTTAGGTTGTGGAtactttctaatatttcttatcGTAAATCTAG TGGCTGCAGAACGAATAAAAGATAtgatttatatgaattttgaaGGAGTTGCTGCCTGCTTTCGTAGACACAATGGAACACATCAATTTGGATGTTCTT CAAGTAGGTCAGGAAGTGTTGGTGTTATTCACTTAGTGGAAGATGAAAATGATATCAGATGGCTTGAACACAATGCTAATAGTGGAGATTATACTGTAATTCTTACATTTTCTATGTTTACCAGAGACATATTACTTCGTTTAaggaatatacataatataaatggAGTTTTATTAACTAAAAATACCACTGAACCACATCCTGAACATTATTCTCCTGAAGATACTTGTCCCAATAGATATGCAGGGTATAAAAAGTGCCAGGATTTAGAGTGGAATCCTTATGGATCCTCATTACTCATGGAAGATTGGCCTTTTCCCATGTTTTATACAGAG AATCAAACACTGATAGAAGCTGTAAAATCTTGTTTTTTAAAACATAATGCACCTGATATGGAAAATCAACACTACAGACCACTGTGTGCACTAGAAATGAAGTCATTCATGTTTGCTGCAATTAACTCTGAATCTTGCATTAAACGTAGTGATTTTAAATTGAACTTCAATCCTACACAATTTTGTGATCCTTTGGGAGATAGGAATATATATTGGCCTTTAGCTCCCATAAATAGAGATAAAAACTCCATAATATTGGTAACAGCTAGATTAGATGCATCTTCTTTGTTTGATGGAATATCACCTGGAGCCGGTAATGTGGTCACAGGATTAGTAACATTACTTGCTACagcttattatttaaatatattagcTAAGGATGCTGTAGTGAAAA acACTAATGTAGTTTTCTCTTTATTAAACGGAGAAGCTTTTGACTACATAGGATCTAGTAGATTCATTTATGATTTGAAAGAAGGTAATTTCAATGCATTAGGTGGAGTAAATTTAAAGTTTGATGACATTAAAACTGTGATCGAATTTGGTCAACTGACtaaaggaaaattatttcttcattctAATAATGCGCAAAATgacgaaacgataaaaaagatacaaatagCGTTGAATACTACGGTTTTGGAAGGTAGCGTTCCGCCTACGTCTATACAGAGTTTCTTAAAAGAAAAGCCAGATTTAACTGCTGTTGTTATAAGTGATCACGGTCgacaatttaaaaacaaatattacaatGGGATTTTAGATGATGCAGAAAGTCTTAGCTTCAATAG GAGCGATATAAATGGGCTCGCAACTGCTCTAGCAAAGATAGCAGTTCATGTCGCTGAAATCCTTTACAAAGACGTATCCGGTACCGAGTCTCTCGACGATTATGATTCTTTTCAATCTGTTGAACATCACATTTTGGAAATGTTGAAATGTTATTTAGAAAGTGCAAAATGCCCTTTGTTTCATGCTGCTTCGTCTCCAAAcgctaaattaattaatcaagttttatcgttatacgttggtgTACATAGGGTACCAAATATTGCCACAACACTAACTGGTCAACTTCTTGCATATCTGACTAGAGAAGAAGTTGCAAATATGACAGAAACAACATGTTATGAAAATCACCTTATTTGGATGGCTGGTGATAATAATTCAGGTTTATGTATAAATTCCAGTGTAAATTATAGTACAGCTATGAGTCCAGCATTTATTATTGATG GGTATGACATGAAATCTGGAATGTATTCAACCTGGACAGAATCTATATGGCAAACATTAAGTGTAAGAATGTTCCTGAAACCTTCAGCAGCTACAGAACAACTCACTATGATTTTAGGAAGTTCAGTAGCTGGTATATCATTTGTACTCGTATGGTTCATTAATTCTAGAGCGGATATATTGTTTAATTCAAG AGCAATAAACTGCTAG